The following are from one region of the Patescibacteria group bacterium genome:
- the rpsP gene encoding 30S ribosomal protein S16, which produces MLAIKLSRIGKKNQPHYRLIITEKGRDPFGEALEILGDYNPRTKALQVKEDRIKHWISKGAQMTPSVNNLLVEKKVIEGKKVKASKDPKNTEAAPEKAEEKKEAAKSEVKEEKTEAPQEVSGEIKEEAPDKASESSGEGPNE; this is translated from the coding sequence ATGTTAGCAATCAAATTATCAAGAATTGGAAAGAAAAACCAGCCTCATTACCGGCTGATTATCACGGAAAAAGGCCGGGACCCCTTTGGCGAAGCTTTAGAGATTTTAGGAGATTATAATCCCCGCACTAAAGCCCTGCAGGTTAAAGAAGACCGGATAAAGCATTGGATTTCCAAGGGAGCCCAGATGACGCCGAGCGTCAATAATTTACTAGTCGAGAAAAAAGTTATTGAAGGAAAGAAGGTTAAAGCTTCCAAAGATCCGAAAAATACCGAAGCGGCGCCGGAAAAAGCGGAGGAAAAGAAAGAAGCCGCCAAAAGCGAAGTAAAAGAAGAGAAAACAGAAGCGCCCCAAGAGGTTTCCGGCGAGATAAAAGAAGAAGCGCCAGACAAGGCCAGTGAGTCTTCCGGCGAAGGGCCAAATGAATAG
- a CDS encoding KH domain-containing protein: MADQDKDFLEFVVKSIVGNPNDVKVERNIDERGVLLTLTINPNDMGYVIGKMGQTAKSIRTLLKIVGAKNNARVNLKINEPEGRERRPRMEREPFDTSSVDDLKI, encoded by the coding sequence ATGGCAGATCAAGACAAGGACTTCTTAGAATTTGTTGTGAAGTCAATCGTCGGTAATCCAAACGACGTAAAAGTGGAGAGAAACATCGACGAAAGAGGCGTTCTTTTGACCCTCACCATCAACCCGAACGACATGGGTTATGTGATCGGAAAAATGGGACAAACCGCGAAGTCAATCCGCACCTTGCTAAAAATCGTTGGCGCTAAAAACAACGCGCGGGTGAATCTGAAAATCAATGAACCGGAAGGCCGCGAAAGAAGGCCGAGGATGGAAAGAGAGCCGTTTGATACTTCTTCGGTTGACGATTTAAAAATCTAA
- the trmD gene encoding tRNA (guanosine(37)-N1)-methyltransferase TrmD, with translation MTFHIITIFPGIFESYFNESIIRRAKDKEKIKIKIYNLRDWTADRHRTVDDSPYGGGAGMVMRAEPIFKAVEEIKKKIRGKGKARTILFSAKGRKYNQAAAEKLKKYKHVIMICGRYEGIDERVAEFLADEEISIGDYVLTGGEIPAMIIADSVARLLPGVLGNKESLSFESHGKEGALEYPHYTRPEILTWKRKKMKVPQVLLSGNHANIEEWRKKKSKIKK, from the coding sequence ATGACATTCCATATAATAACAATTTTTCCCGGCATTTTTGAGAGCTATTTTAACGAATCAATTATCCGCCGGGCGAAGGACAAGGAAAAAATCAAGATTAAAATTTATAACTTGCGGGACTGGACCGCTGACCGGCACCGCACGGTTGACGACTCGCCTTATGGCGGCGGCGCCGGGATGGTAATGCGCGCTGAGCCGATTTTTAAGGCTGTAGAAGAAATTAAAAAAAAGATTAGGGGGAAAGGAAAAGCCAGAACAATTTTATTTTCCGCCAAAGGAAGAAAATATAATCAGGCGGCGGCGGAAAAATTAAAAAAATACAAGCATGTTATTATGATCTGCGGCCGTTATGAAGGCATTGACGAGCGGGTGGCGGAATTTTTAGCTGATGAGGAAATTTCGATCGGCGATTACGTTTTGACTGGCGGGGAAATTCCGGCGATGATAATCGCGGATTCTGTGGCCCGGCTCTTGCCCGGAGTTTTAGGCAATAAAGAAAGCTTGTCTTTTGAATCGCACGGAAAAGAAGGCGCTTTAGAATATCCTCATTACACCCGGCCCGAAATACTAACCTGGAAAAGAAAGAAAATGAAAGTGCCCCAGGTGCTTCTTTCCGGCAACCACGCTAATATTGAAGAGTGGAGAAAGAAGAAAAGCAAAATTAAAAAATAA
- a CDS encoding zinc dependent phospholipase C family protein, which yields MPKENTHLFFAHEVKAKFNPELAEIIRKYKDYYYLGSVAPDIFFYGSKKDWKVSAALHGKDGEPANKIVIEILELAKEKRSHKNLAFAIGYLTHCALDEVFHPVVVYLTGDIFSEDPKVLGRANYLHRQWETELDEDINGRYFFSQLVKIRLFGKLAYPKIIRKRFGLPFNKFFILANKHRLVNFLTRSRPAYYLLKLLVKSGLYIKKEDLALCYSNLENEKKLIPSGEIVYRDIISGVNKKTSVAELLGSAEAKALVMINASFKYFRGQAGKEELLEKVPGESLETGRINCPTSKIKYFKE from the coding sequence ATGCCCAAAGAAAATACTCATTTATTTTTTGCCCATGAAGTAAAAGCCAAATTTAACCCGGAGCTCGCGGAAATAATAAGAAAATACAAAGATTATTATTATCTTGGGTCAGTCGCGCCCGATATTTTCTTTTACGGTTCAAAAAAGGACTGGAAGGTCTCGGCCGCGCTCCACGGCAAGGACGGCGAGCCCGCCAATAAAATTGTTATCGAAATTCTTGAGTTAGCCAAAGAAAAAAGAAGCCATAAAAATTTAGCCTTTGCTATCGGCTATTTAACTCATTGCGCTTTGGACGAGGTATTTCATCCGGTAGTGGTTTATCTCACGGGTGATATTTTTTCCGAAGACCCGAAGGTTCTTGGCCGGGCCAATTATTTGCACCGGCAATGGGAAACCGAATTGGATGAAGATATAAACGGCCGTTATTTTTTCAGCCAGCTTGTTAAAATCCGGCTGTTCGGCAAGCTGGCTTACCCTAAAATTATCCGGAAAAGATTCGGACTGCCCTTTAATAAATTTTTTATTCTGGCCAATAAGCACCGGCTGGTAAATTTTTTAACTAGAAGCCGGCCAGCTTATTATTTACTGAAGCTGTTGGTAAAATCAGGCCTTTATATAAAAAAAGAAGACTTGGCGCTTTGCTATAGTAATTTGGAAAATGAAAAAAAATTAATCCCTTCCGGTGAAATTGTTTACCGGGATATTATCTCCGGAGTGAACAAAAAAACTTCGGTAGCGGAGCTTTTGGGATCGGCTGAAGCCAAAGCTCTGGTTATGATAAACGCCAGCTTCAAATATTTCCGCGGCCAAGCCGGAAAAGAAGAGCTTTTAGAAAAAGTGCCGGGCGAGAGCCTGGAAACCGGGAGAATAAACTGCCCGACCTCTAAAATTAAATATTTTAAGGAATAA
- a CDS encoding ribonuclease HII: protein MHRKKAEKRIFSLGYKCVAGIDEVGRGPLAGPVVSACVALDPGHVFKDKELKKIRDSKLLAEKTRERIYDLLMNEEIDIGIGFCPEKMIDKVNIFQASFLSMQAALENMLVEPDYVFIDGKFRLPDCPIRQEAVIGGDNKIFVIAAAGIIAKVTRDRLMRKWHEHFPQYGFDRHKGYGTRLHEEMIKLHGPSPIHRKSFSPVSNWSRL, encoded by the coding sequence ATGCATCGTAAAAAGGCGGAAAAACGAATTTTCAGCCTGGGCTATAAGTGCGTAGCCGGAATTGACGAAGTTGGACGGGGGCCTTTAGCCGGGCCGGTGGTTTCGGCTTGCGTAGCCCTGGATCCCGGACATGTTTTTAAGGACAAGGAATTAAAAAAAATCAGAGATTCAAAATTATTGGCTGAAAAGACGCGAGAGAGGATATATGATCTCTTGATGAATGAAGAAATCGATATTGGCATTGGATTTTGCCCGGAAAAAATGATCGACAAGGTAAATATTTTTCAGGCCAGCTTTCTTTCCATGCAGGCGGCCCTGGAAAACATGCTCGTAGAGCCGGACTACGTTTTTATTGACGGAAAATTCCGGCTTCCGGATTGTCCTATCCGGCAGGAAGCCGTTATCGGCGGGGACAATAAAATCTTCGTAATCGCCGCCGCCGGGATAATCGCCAAAGTGACCCGCGATCGGCTAATGCGTAAATGGCATGAGCATTTTCCCCAATATGGGTTTGACCGGCACAAAGGCTACGGGACGCGTCTGCACGAAGAAATGATCAAGCTCCACGGCCCTTCGCCTATCCACCGGAAAAGCTTTTCGCCCGTATCTAATTGGAGCCGGTTGTAG
- a CDS encoding methyltransferase domain-containing protein → MITGGNALLDAKFILARAQIKEGMQVADLGCGASGHFVFPSARIVGKKGTVYAVDIMKTILQSIEKRAKLENLQNIQTVWSDLEIFGATKIDSGKLDVAMLINTLYQSKKRMEIVREAVRLIKKGGKLIVVEWKNSALPFGPSIENRVEKDLLKNGSAKLGLKIEEEFEAGDYHYGIIFDKL, encoded by the coding sequence ATGATAACAGGGGGAAACGCGCTTTTAGACGCAAAATTCATACTCGCCCGCGCCCAAATCAAAGAAGGGATGCAGGTCGCCGATTTAGGCTGCGGAGCATCGGGGCATTTTGTATTTCCATCGGCAAGAATAGTAGGGAAAAAGGGGACGGTTTACGCGGTGGATATAATGAAAACAATTTTACAGTCGATTGAAAAGCGCGCCAAGCTCGAAAACCTCCAAAACATCCAAACCGTTTGGAGCGATTTGGAAATATTCGGCGCGACTAAAATCGATTCCGGAAAACTGGACGTGGCTATGCTTATTAATACGTTATACCAGTCAAAGAAACGGATGGAAATAGTAAGGGAGGCAGTCCGTTTGATAAAAAAAGGAGGTAAGCTCATCGTAGTTGAGTGGAAAAACTCGGCTCTGCCTTTCGGCCCGTCGATTGAAAATCGGGTGGAAAAGGATTTGTTAAAAAATGGATCGGCTAAGCTTGGATTAAAGATCGAAGAAGAGTTCGAAGCCGGAGACTATCATTACGGAATTATTTTTGATAAGCTTTAG
- a CDS encoding YraN family protein, with product MHYNLRVGRFGEEVARRYLSGKGYRIIENNLKLSYKEIDIIALQGDILVFIEVKTRTSGGLGGAVMAIEGRKISRMKKAAGHYLRAYKGRKFDKVRLDFLSLDVNKETKTVKIKHFCDIV from the coding sequence ATGCACTATAACTTGCGAGTCGGCCGGTTTGGAGAAGAAGTAGCCCGCCGCTACTTATCAGGCAAAGGCTACCGGATTATTGAGAACAATTTGAAATTAAGCTATAAAGAAATCGATATTATCGCCCTGCAAGGCGATATTTTAGTTTTTATTGAAGTGAAAACCCGGACTTCAGGCGGGCTGGGAGGGGCGGTTATGGCAATAGAGGGAAGAAAAATCAGCCGGATGAAGAAAGCGGCCGGCCACTATTTGCGGGCGTATAAAGGCCGTAAATTCGATAAGGTGCGCCTCGACTTCCTCTCTTTAGACGTGAACAAAGAGACAAAAACCGTTAAAATAAAACATTTTTGCGATATTGTCTAG
- a CDS encoding family 1 glycosylhydrolase, which produces MAKELKFPKGFLWGASTSPHQIEGGNTNDWSQWEKSPKRIYELKKAGKNPDDFISGMACDSYNRYEEDFDLALAMNNNAHRLGADWARIMPEKGKIDMNEVEHYRKVLLALKKRGLKVNFTLWHWPFPLWIAEQGGWANKNNIKYFSEYADIMSRELGEYVDFWVTLNEPMIHAGHGYIDGKFPPHRKSDFFGAWKAANNLAAAHNKAYKVIHNNCPGAQVGVTNVTGYFEPAHKWNLIEKLAVKIAAYFRNEWFLDKIKGSFEFIGVNYYHHIRLSCIPPFIRNENKLVSDFGWEIYPEGIYHVIMGYKKYRKPIYILENGVADAKDELRKDFIINHLKYVQQAISKGADVRGYFYWSLLDNFEWADGYAMKFGLHAVDRKTFKRTPRPSARVYGEICKNNSLTIDE; this is translated from the coding sequence ATGGCAAAAGAACTAAAATTTCCAAAGGGGTTTTTATGGGGCGCTTCAACGTCTCCGCACCAAATTGAAGGCGGGAATACTAACGACTGGAGCCAGTGGGAAAAATCTCCAAAGCGGATTTATGAATTAAAAAAGGCCGGGAAAAACCCGGATGATTTTATCAGTGGAATGGCCTGCGATTCGTATAATAGATACGAAGAGGATTTTGATTTGGCTTTGGCTATGAATAATAACGCCCACCGGCTGGGCGCGGACTGGGCGCGGATTATGCCGGAAAAAGGAAAGATTGATATGAATGAGGTGGAGCATTACAGAAAGGTGCTACTAGCTTTAAAAAAAAGGGGGTTAAAAGTTAATTTTACTTTATGGCATTGGCCTTTTCCTTTGTGGATCGCGGAGCAAGGCGGATGGGCGAATAAAAATAATATTAAATATTTTTCCGAGTACGCTGATATTATGTCCCGGGAACTCGGCGAATATGTTGATTTCTGGGTGACTTTAAACGAGCCGATGATACATGCCGGGCATGGATATATTGACGGCAAATTTCCTCCGCATAGGAAAAGTGATTTTTTTGGCGCCTGGAAGGCGGCTAATAATTTAGCGGCCGCTCACAACAAAGCCTATAAGGTTATCCATAATAATTGCCCCGGCGCCCAGGTGGGCGTAACTAACGTAACCGGCTATTTTGAGCCGGCCCATAAATGGAATTTAATTGAAAAATTGGCAGTAAAGATTGCCGCTTACTTCAGAAACGAGTGGTTTCTAGATAAAATTAAAGGAAGTTTTGAATTTATCGGAGTTAATTATTACCACCATATCCGCTTAAGCTGTATTCCGCCGTTTATTCGGAACGAGAATAAGTTAGTGTCGGACTTCGGCTGGGAGATTTACCCGGAAGGGATTTATCACGTCATCATGGGTTATAAAAAATATAGGAAGCCGATTTATATTTTGGAAAATGGAGTAGCAGACGCTAAAGATGAACTAAGAAAAGATTTTATTATAAACCATCTAAAATATGTGCAACAGGCGATTTCCAAAGGCGCGGACGTCCGCGGTTATTTTTATTGGTCGCTTTTAGATAATTTTGAATGGGCCGACGGCTACGCCATGAAATTCGGCTTACACGCGGTGGATCGGAAAACTTTTAAAAGAACGCCCCGTCCGAGCGCCAGAGTTTATGGAGAAATTTGTAAGAATAATTCACTTACGATTGATGAATAG
- the nspC gene encoding carboxynorspermidine decarboxylase, whose product MADIFWAKPEDWKNLKVKSLPTPCYLVDFKLLKKNLEILNEVQEATGAKILMAFKGFAMWSTFPLARKYLKGIAASSQNEARLGAEEFRKEVHTFSPAFKEDEFAEIMKYSNHIIFNSFEEWKRFRPALKKSRKKISVGLRVNPEHREVKVSLYDPSAPYSRLGITKKNFKAKELQGVSGLHFHALCELNADSLERTLMAFERKFGEFLPKMKWVNFGGGHHITRPDYNRKLLVEIITRFKKKYPHLEVYLEPGEAIALNTGVLVARVLDIVHNEKRIAILDTSAAAHMPDTLEMPYRPEIAGARPAGKYRYTYRLGGISCLAGDVIGDYSFPKKLNRGDKLIFLDMAHYTMVKNNTFNGINLPSILIKDLKGKIKSIKKFGYEDYKNRLS is encoded by the coding sequence ATGGCTGATATTTTCTGGGCTAAGCCCGAAGATTGGAAAAATCTAAAAGTAAAAAGTTTGCCAACGCCCTGCTATTTGGTGGATTTTAAATTACTGAAAAAAAACCTGGAAATATTAAATGAGGTACAGGAGGCAACCGGCGCGAAAATCTTAATGGCCTTTAAGGGCTTTGCTATGTGGAGCACTTTCCCTTTAGCGAGGAAATATTTGAAAGGCATAGCGGCCAGTTCTCAAAACGAAGCCCGGCTCGGAGCTGAAGAATTTAGGAAAGAAGTGCATACCTTTTCACCCGCCTTTAAGGAAGATGAATTCGCGGAAATAATGAAATATAGTAACCACATTATTTTTAACTCCTTTGAAGAGTGGAAGCGTTTCCGGCCCGCGCTTAAAAAATCCCGGAAAAAAATTTCCGTTGGCTTAAGAGTTAATCCCGAGCACCGGGAAGTAAAAGTTAGCCTTTATGACCCAAGCGCCCCTTATTCCCGGCTAGGAATTACCAAGAAAAATTTTAAGGCTAAAGAACTCCAAGGCGTCTCGGGGCTGCATTTCCACGCCTTATGCGAGCTAAACGCCGATTCGCTCGAACGGACTCTAATGGCTTTTGAAAGAAAATTCGGCGAGTTTTTGCCAAAGATGAAATGGGTCAATTTCGGCGGCGGGCATCATATCACCCGGCCGGACTACAACCGGAAACTGCTGGTCGAAATTATTACCCGGTTTAAGAAAAAATACCCGCACCTGGAGGTTTATTTAGAGCCTGGCGAAGCCATTGCCTTAAATACCGGAGTATTAGTCGCCCGGGTATTGGACATTGTCCATAACGAAAAACGCATAGCCATATTAGATACTTCCGCCGCCGCCCATATGCCGGACACCTTGGAAATGCCCTACCGGCCGGAAATCGCCGGGGCTAGGCCCGCCGGAAAATACCGCTATACCTATCGGTTAGGAGGTATATCCTGCCTTGCCGGGGACGTAATCGGCGACTATTCTTTCCCGAAAAAATTAAACCGCGGGGATAAGCTCATTTTCCTCGACATGGCCCACTACACCATGGTAAAAAATAATACTTTTAACGGCATCAATCTCCCGTCCATTCTAATTAAAGACTTGAAGGGAAAAATAAAAAGTATAAAAAAATTCGGCTACGAGGATTACAAAAACCGCTTATCCTAA